A region of Haliotis asinina isolate JCU_RB_2024 chromosome 9, JCU_Hal_asi_v2, whole genome shotgun sequence DNA encodes the following proteins:
- the LOC137296258 gene encoding forkhead box protein E4-like, translated as MMQNSPFEGNGYQTGLYGSSPGYDAGTIKLHHGHYPETESCYGNYMNTPNTSPNFLPREPPTYAESTFFHSGFVPNSSPSYYKVPNRQVDLNGYDIQRNDQVLIKPELPIGNGLDFVQRYDMEEPKVLHEMDATVTKLEHDPDQYKSTYQSLTAEQHDGQTEERLEQMNKEELVEEKKEEGTVDATDKNDEETGKNNPDVKPTLSYIALIAKSILESSQKRLNLGSIYSWIEKNYPYYQNKGQGWRNSVRHNLSLNDCFIKAGRCEDGKGNYWAIHPANIQDFMRGDFRQRRRSRRRGRKKEGEFGMYPMTNGYLSTPSATLNPGMGFNHPAAIGSIYSPYTEAERRAYKLDEALLRQSMNNPFMRWYHNGNYGGSNGTSCNSGMYGTSSGQWQGYSDNTSQSMYQSFSRSYSTPTLV; from the coding sequence ATGATGCAGAACTCTCCCTTTGAAGGTAACGGGTATCAGACAGGTCTCTATGGATCATCGCCCGGGTATGATGCGGGTACCATTAAACTACATCATGGACACTACCCAGAGACGGAATCGTGCTATGGAAATTACATGAATACTCCCAACACGTCGCCAAACTTCCTCCCGCGAGAACCTCCTACGTATGCGGAATCGACTTTCTTTCATTCCGGATTCGTGCCAAATTCCAGCCCGTCTTATTATAAAGTCCCCAACCGTCAGGTGGATTTGAATGGGTATGACATACAGAGAAATGACCAGGTGTTGATAAAACCCGAATTACCGATCGGAAATGGATTGGACTTTGTTCAAAGGTACGATATGGAGGAGCCGAAAGTTCTTCATGAGATGGACGCCACTGTGACAAAACTAGAACATGACCCTGATCAATACAAATCAACTTACCAAAGTCTCACAGCGGAACAACATGATGGACAGACAGAAGAGAGACTTGAACAGATGAATAAAGAGGAACTGGTtgaagagaagaaagaagaaggGACGGTAGACGCAACAGACAAGAACGACGAAGAAACGGGTAAAAATAATCCAGATGTAAAACCAACACTCTCCTATATTGCACTCATAGCTAAATCAATACTAGAGTCCTCCCAGAAAAGACTGAATCTTGGTTCCATATATTCCTGGATTGAGAAGAACTATCCGTATTATCAAAACAAAGGTCAAGGTTGGAGGAACAGTGTCCGACACAATTTGTCCCTCAATGACTGTTTCATCAAAGCTGGCAGGTGTGAGGATGGCAAAGGCAACTACTGGGCGATCCATCCAGCCAATATACAAGACTTCATGCGAGGGGACTTCAGACAGAGGAGGAGGTCCAGGAGAAGAGGGAGGAAGAAGGAAGGAGAGTTTGGGATGTACCCCATGACTAACGGTTACCTGAGCACTCCATCAGCCACCCTGAATCCAGGGATGGGGTTCAACCACCCTGCAGCCATTGGGTCCATATACTCCCCCTACACAGAAGCAGAGAGACGTGCATACAAACTGGACGAAGCGTTGTTAAGGCAGAGTATGAACAATCCATTCATGAGATGGTACCACAATGGGAACTATGGAGGGTCGAACGGGACATCTTGCAATAGCGGCATGTATGGAACAAGCTCTGGGCAGTGGCAGGGTTACAGCGACAACACATCGCAGTCCATGTACCAGTCGTTCTCAAG
- the LOC137295508 gene encoding uncharacterized protein has product MFKYLLCVLVAVISWRDVMCTANNSVTLDLTHDCDNRLYRVDYTRDFIVEGNTSARSSRSAWWDMKGGRCKVSFETMEGKGICIDVYQLDLLPYVTIDFKTTDYRPDKRYRQGESTGEWCTHKNLLTMEITMKGKKRERDSFQFGFDVRNKTLDKIERDYNMGSDTDCNMNYTLRETETAVVKSHREHIFDQPPSDCKMTFTTTSKAEYDQVCVTVKKFKPRDECHMDLTLSRLDKNHWPAEVMYDCKTKKESTKEVCSSNKVLVIKLERGNESHSVVNFELTVASKRMPFWESMESQKTELSIMRAAKSLTVVIATFDTVIALMAAFISIATRYPYGRLKVFGDVFGKDPIPAHYGNEYPVAIAVTTGESEPPPF; this is encoded by the exons ATGTTCAAGTATCTACTCTGTGTGTTGGTCGCCGTCATATCCTGGCGTGACGTCATGTGTACTGCAAACAACTCAG TGACGCTGGACCTGACTCACGACTGTGACAACAGGCTCTACCGGGTGGACTACACCCGTGACTTCATTGTGGAGGGTAACACTTCAGCCCGGTCCTCCCGTAGCGCGTGGTGGGACATGAAAGGGGGGCGGTGTAAGGTGTCTTTCGAGACCATGGAGGGCAAGGGCATTTGTATCGATGTGTATCAACTGGACCTTCTGCCGTATGTCACCATCGACTTCAAAACTACAGACTACCGTCCGGACAAG CGCTACAGGCAAGGAGAGTCGACGGGGGAGTGGTGTACTCATAAGAACCTCCTGACGATGGAGATCACCATGAAGGGaaagaaaagagagagagacagcTTTCAATTCGGGTTCGACGTCAGGAACAAGACGCTGGACAAAATCGAGAGAGACT ACAACATGGGTTCTGACACCGACTGCAACATGAACTACACCTTGCGAGAAACGGAGACCGCTGTTGTGAAATCACACAGAGAACATATATTTGACCAACCGCCTTCGGACTGTAAGATGACCTTCACTACAACATCCAAGGCAGAATATGACCAG gtgtgtgtgactgtgaaGAAATTCAAACCTCGTGATGAATGCCATATGGATTTGACTCTCAGTCGGCTAGACAAGAACCACTGGCCGGCCGAGGTG ATGTACGACTGCAAGACGAAGAAGGAGTCGACCAAGGAGGTGTGTTCCAGCAATAAGGTCCTCGTTATAAAGCTGGAGAGGGGGAACGAGTCTCACAGCGTGGTCAACTTTGAACTCACAGTTGCCAGCAAGCGGATGCCAT TCTGGGAGTCCATGGAAAGTCAGAAGACAGAGTTAAGTATAATGCGGGCGGCTAAGTCCCTCACCGTCGTCATCGCCACTTTCGACACCGTCATCGCCCTCATGGCTGCTTTCATCAGCATCGCCACCAGGTACCCCTACGGCAGACTCAAGGTGTTCGGCGACGTGTTCGGGAAGGACCCCATACCAGCTCACTATGGCAACG AATATCCTGTTGCCATAGCAGTGACCACCGGCGAGTCAGAGCCGCCACCATTTTGA